One Nonomuraea angiospora DNA segment encodes these proteins:
- a CDS encoding SigE family RNA polymerase sigma factor — translation MGAVPVGWDADMAVTALYSAHFRSLVRLAVLLVRDTATAEEVVQDAFVAIHGAWRRLRDPDKALAYLRQSVVNRSRSVLRHRAVVEKYAPKGLPDAPSAENGAIGELERSAVIEALRALPTRQREALVLRYYGDLSEAEIAHAMGISKGAVKSHTARGMAALRSVLEKMS, via the coding sequence ATGGGGGCGGTGCCGGTCGGGTGGGATGCCGACATGGCCGTGACCGCGCTCTACAGCGCACATTTTCGGTCGTTGGTGCGTCTTGCCGTGTTGCTGGTGCGGGACACAGCAACAGCTGAGGAAGTCGTGCAGGATGCGTTCGTCGCCATTCACGGCGCCTGGCGCAGGCTGCGCGACCCCGACAAAGCACTCGCCTACCTCCGTCAATCCGTCGTCAACCGGTCCCGTTCCGTGCTGCGTCACCGCGCGGTCGTCGAGAAGTACGCTCCCAAGGGTCTGCCGGACGCTCCGAGCGCCGAGAACGGCGCGATCGGCGAACTGGAACGCTCCGCTGTCATCGAGGCGTTACGGGCCCTGCCGACCCGACAGAGAGAAGCACTGGTTCTGCGGTACTACGGTGATCTGTCCGAAGCTGAGATAGCCCACGCGATGGGCATCAGCAAGGGCGCGGTCAAGAGCCACACCGCACGTGGCATGGCCGCCTTGCGATCCGTTCTGGAGAAAATGTCATGA
- a CDS encoding histidine triad nucleotide-binding protein has translation MSDCLFCQIVAKEIPAEIVYETGRTLAFRDRNPQAPTHVLVIPKQHHRDAAELAGADDGLADDVLKTAHAVAVQEGVAEDGYRVVFNTGPGAGQTVFHVHAHVLGGRGLTWPPG, from the coding sequence GTGAGCGATTGCCTCTTCTGTCAAATCGTCGCCAAGGAGATTCCCGCCGAGATCGTTTACGAAACCGGCAGGACGCTGGCGTTCCGCGACCGCAACCCGCAGGCCCCGACCCACGTGCTGGTCATTCCGAAGCAGCACCACCGCGACGCCGCCGAGCTCGCCGGGGCCGACGACGGGCTGGCCGACGACGTGCTCAAGACCGCCCACGCCGTGGCCGTGCAGGAGGGCGTGGCCGAGGACGGCTACCGCGTGGTGTTCAACACCGGGCCCGGCGCCGGTCAGACGGTCTTCCACGTGCACGCCCACGTCCTGGGCGGGCGCGGCCTCACCTGGCCTCCCGGATGA
- a CDS encoding PhoH family protein: MSELHESRRTAPPSRTQAKVLIPDEYSMVSLLGSRDELLRVIEGAFRADIHVRGNEITVTGSPDESGTVVRLFEELVEVLRSGGELTPDAVERSIAMLRMTSDRPAEVLSLDILSSRGRTIRPKTVNQKRYVDAIDKHTVVFGIGPAGTGKTYLAMAKAVRALQEKRVNRIILTRPAVEAGERLGFLPGTLYEKIDPYLRPLYDALHDMVDPDSIPKLMAAGTIEVAPLAYMRGRTLNDAFIILDEAQNSSAEQMKMFLTRLGFNSKIVVTGDVTQVDLPAGTVSGLRVVQEILDGIPDIHFARLSSADVVRHKLVSEIVDAYGRYDATQAAQEPKSIQHRGKRRP, encoded by the coding sequence ATGTCCGAACTACACGAATCCCGACGAACGGCACCTCCCTCGCGCACTCAAGCCAAGGTGCTGATTCCGGACGAATACTCGATGGTCAGCCTCCTGGGCTCCCGCGACGAGCTGCTACGCGTCATCGAGGGTGCCTTCAGGGCCGACATCCACGTACGGGGTAATGAGATCACCGTCACCGGCAGCCCCGACGAGAGCGGCACCGTGGTGCGGCTCTTCGAGGAGCTGGTCGAGGTCCTGCGCAGCGGTGGCGAGCTCACCCCCGACGCGGTCGAGCGGAGCATCGCCATGCTCCGCATGACCTCCGACCGTCCCGCCGAGGTGCTGTCGCTCGACATCCTCTCCTCACGCGGGCGCACGATCCGGCCGAAGACGGTCAACCAGAAGCGCTATGTCGACGCGATCGACAAGCACACGGTCGTGTTCGGCATCGGCCCCGCCGGCACCGGCAAGACCTATCTGGCGATGGCCAAGGCCGTGCGGGCGCTGCAGGAGAAGCGGGTCAACCGGATCATCCTGACCCGCCCGGCCGTCGAGGCCGGCGAGCGGCTGGGCTTCCTGCCCGGCACCCTGTACGAGAAGATCGACCCCTACCTGCGGCCGCTCTACGACGCCCTGCACGACATGGTCGACCCCGACTCGATCCCCAAGCTGATGGCCGCGGGCACGATCGAGGTCGCGCCGCTGGCGTACATGCGCGGTCGCACGCTCAACGACGCGTTCATCATCCTCGACGAGGCGCAAAACTCCTCGGCCGAGCAGATGAAGATGTTCCTCACCCGGCTCGGGTTCAACTCCAAGATCGTGGTGACCGGTGACGTGACGCAGGTCGACCTGCCCGCCGGCACGGTGAGCGGGCTGCGGGTGGTCCAGGAGATCCTCGACGGCATCCCCGACATCCACTTCGCCCGCCTGTCCAGCGCCGACGTGGTCCGCCACAAGCTGGTCAGCGAGATCGTGGACGCGTACGGGCGCTACGACGCCACGCAGGCCGCGCAGGAGCCCAAGAGCATCCAGCACCGGGGGAAGCGGCGACCATGA
- the ybeY gene encoding rRNA maturation RNase YbeY has product MSIEINNESGVEVDEEKLAALAAHVLGEMGINPLAELSIVVVDEDAMAELHEKWMGEPGPTDVLAFPMDELRPGGGARGDSESPADPALLGDVVLCPHVAARQAKEAGHSAADELELLCTHGILHLLGYDHAEPEEHKEMFGLQARLLESWQEVRNPR; this is encoded by the coding sequence ATGAGCATCGAGATCAACAACGAGTCCGGCGTAGAGGTCGACGAGGAGAAGCTCGCCGCCCTGGCCGCTCACGTGCTCGGCGAGATGGGCATCAACCCGCTCGCCGAGCTGTCCATCGTGGTGGTCGACGAGGACGCCATGGCCGAGCTCCACGAGAAGTGGATGGGCGAGCCGGGCCCGACCGACGTGCTGGCGTTCCCGATGGACGAGCTGCGTCCCGGCGGCGGGGCGCGCGGCGACTCGGAGAGCCCGGCCGACCCGGCGCTCCTCGGCGACGTCGTGCTCTGCCCGCACGTCGCCGCCCGGCAGGCCAAGGAGGCGGGCCACAGCGCGGCCGACGAGCTGGAGCTGCTGTGCACCCACGGCATCCTCCACCTGCTCGGCTACGACCACGCCGAGCCCGAGGAGCACAAGGAGATGTTCGGCCTGCAGGCCCGGCTCCTGGAGTCGTGGCAGGAGGTGCGCAACCCGCGGTGA
- a CDS encoding hemolysin family protein: MNAWLLSAIALVIIGGLIASAETALTRISRVRTEEYVREGRRGAKRLQAIVDDPPRYLNLLLLLRLSCELVATVIATLLFIDLMHDQGWAYVWAAVVMIVVSYVVVGVMPRTLGRQHAEPVALASAPIVYGLTRIFGPLPKLLILLGNALTPGKGFRDGPFTSEAELRELVDLAEERRVIEPDEREMIHSVFELGDTLVREVMVPRTDMVYIERGKTISQALSLALRSGFSRIPVVGENEDDVVGIAYLKDIARKIHESGEGGGEDTVESIMRPAAYVPESKPIDQLMREMQARQIHIAIVIDEYGGTAGLVTIEDVLEEIVGEITDEYDQEAPRVEPMSDGGMRVTARMPVDELGELFDTEIEVDDVETVGGLLAHALGRVPIAGSQAEVAGLMLTAESLAGRRNRISTVVVRRAKPPEDEVEPVGAEHD, from the coding sequence GTGAACGCCTGGTTGCTGTCGGCCATCGCGCTCGTGATCATCGGTGGCCTGATCGCCAGCGCGGAGACGGCACTGACGCGCATCTCCAGGGTGCGCACCGAGGAATACGTGCGTGAGGGCCGGCGGGGCGCGAAGCGCCTGCAGGCCATCGTCGACGACCCGCCGCGCTACCTCAACCTGCTCCTGCTGCTCAGGCTGAGCTGCGAGCTGGTGGCCACGGTCATCGCGACCCTGCTGTTCATCGACCTCATGCACGATCAGGGCTGGGCGTACGTCTGGGCCGCGGTTGTGATGATCGTGGTCAGCTACGTCGTGGTCGGCGTCATGCCGCGTACGCTGGGCCGCCAGCACGCCGAGCCGGTCGCGCTGGCCAGCGCCCCCATCGTCTACGGCCTGACCCGCATCTTCGGCCCGCTGCCCAAGCTGCTCATCCTGCTCGGCAACGCCCTGACCCCCGGCAAGGGGTTCCGCGACGGGCCGTTCACCTCGGAGGCCGAGCTGCGCGAGCTGGTCGACCTGGCCGAGGAGCGCCGGGTGATCGAGCCGGACGAGCGCGAGATGATCCACTCGGTCTTCGAGCTGGGCGACACGCTGGTGCGCGAGGTCATGGTGCCGCGCACCGACATGGTCTACATCGAACGCGGCAAGACGATCAGCCAGGCCCTGTCGCTGGCGCTGCGCAGCGGGTTCTCCCGCATCCCCGTCGTGGGCGAGAACGAGGACGACGTCGTCGGCATCGCCTACCTCAAGGACATCGCCCGCAAGATCCACGAGTCCGGCGAGGGCGGGGGCGAGGACACGGTCGAGTCGATCATGCGGCCGGCCGCGTACGTGCCCGAGAGCAAGCCCATCGACCAGCTCATGCGGGAGATGCAGGCGCGCCAGATCCACATCGCCATCGTCATCGACGAGTACGGCGGCACCGCCGGGCTGGTCACGATCGAGGACGTGCTGGAGGAGATCGTCGGCGAGATCACCGACGAGTACGACCAGGAGGCGCCCCGCGTCGAGCCCATGTCCGACGGCGGGATGCGGGTGACGGCCCGGATGCCGGTCGACGAGCTGGGCGAGCTGTTCGACACGGAGATCGAGGTCGACGACGTGGAGACCGTGGGCGGGCTGCTCGCCCACGCTCTGGGCCGGGTGCCCATCGCCGGCTCGCAGGCCGAGGTGGCCGGGCTCATGCTCACCGCCGAGAGCCTGGCGGGCCGCCGCAACCGCATCAGCACGGTGGTGGTCCGCCGCGCCAAGCCCCCGGAGGACGAGGTCGAACCGGTCGGCGCCGAGCACGACTGA